The Chitinophaga niabensis genome segment CCATACACACCCATACCTACCACCATGATCACCCACAGTACGCCGATATTGATATCCGCTATCTGGAGACTTACTTCTCTTCCTGCAATGGTCAGCACATCTCCCCAGGGGATCACAGCGCTGGTCATACAGGCAGTAAGCATAGCCATGGACGGACCTAATATAAATAAGAACTTATTAGCCGTAGAAGGGATGATCTCTTCCTTGAAGAATAATTTACCACCGTCTGCCAATGGTTGCAATAAACCAAATGGACCAGCGCGGTTAGGACCACGGCGGTCTTGTATCCATGCGGCAACCTTTCTTTCGCCCCAGGTGGAATACATGGCAATTACCAATGACGCTGCCAATACTGCCGAGATGAGCAGTATCTTCTCTATTACATAAAACCAGTCAATTGCTATTGTGAGTAAGGTCATATCTCGCTTTATTGAACGCCGTTGCTTTTATTTTTGGGAAAATCATTGGAATGTGCGGGGCCGTCTATCTTACTAAGATCAACTGCCGGCATATTCACCTCGCTGACACTGTGAATGTCCAGCAACAATTTCGGTGCGCGGCCATCCATTACTTTTGCGATTGTTTCATCCGGTTTATGCACACCCACATAGTGGCCCTGGGAGATAACGCTGTGGCGGGAGATCTTGCGCGGCCCTTCTACCGTCCAGTCCTTCGGATCTTTCCTTTCAAACCGGCAGGTATCACAAATAAATTCTTCTACCTCTCCGTATTTGTCTTTCCGTGCAGTTACCCGGAATACTTCATTACCCCTCATCCACAATACCGCTTTACCGGAACATTTATCACAGCTGCAATGTGCATCCACTGGTTTCAGGAACCATACCCTGTTCTTGAAACGGGCAGTCCTGTCTGTCAATGCACCAACAGGGCAAACATCAATTACGTTACCGATGAAATCATTGTCCAGTGAATTCTGAATGTAAGTGCTGATCTCAGAAGCATCGCCACGGCCAAGGATCCCGTGTTCACGTTTGTTAGTAAGTTGATCAGCAGTGAACACACAACGGTAGCAAAGGATGCAGCGCGTCATGTGCAGTTTGATGTGATCACCGATATCTATCTTATCGAAAGTTCTGCGTTTAAATTCATAGCGCGTAGCGGAAACGCCATGTTCATAGCTGAGGTCCTGCAGATCACATTCTCCGGCCTGGTCGCACACGGGGCAATCCAGCGGGTGGTTCAGCAGCAGGAATTCCACTACACCTTTGCGGGCATCCAGTACTTCGGGAGAAGTAATGTTACCTACTTCCATGCCATCCATTACCGTAGTACGGCAACTGGCTACCAGCTTGGGCATGGGACGGGGATCCGCATCAGACCCTTTGGATACTTTTACGAGGCAGGTACGGCATTTACCACCGCTGCCCTGGAGTTTTGAATAATAACACATCGCAGGCGGCACCACATCGCCTCCAATTAAACGGGCGGCATTCAGGATCGTTGTACCCGGCTCCACCTCTACGGTGATGTTATCTATCTTAACCTTAAATAATTTCTTTTCTTCCGCCATTGTTCTAAAACTTTGCATTCCCCGGAAAG includes the following:
- a CDS encoding 2Fe-2S iron-sulfur cluster-binding protein — translated: MAEEKKLFKVKIDNITVEVEPGTTILNAARLIGGDVVPPAMCYYSKLQGSGGKCRTCLVKVSKGSDADPRPMPKLVASCRTTVMDGMEVGNITSPEVLDARKGVVEFLLLNHPLDCPVCDQAGECDLQDLSYEHGVSATRYEFKRRTFDKIDIGDHIKLHMTRCILCYRCVFTADQLTNKREHGILGRGDASEISTYIQNSLDNDFIGNVIDVCPVGALTDRTARFKNRVWFLKPVDAHCSCDKCSGKAVLWMRGNEVFRVTARKDKYGEVEEFICDTCRFERKDPKDWTVEGPRKISRHSVISQGHYVGVHKPDETIAKVMDGRAPKLLLDIHSVSEVNMPAVDLSKIDGPAHSNDFPKNKSNGVQ